GAGACAATGCTAAAATCAGCCGCAGGCGCCAGGATGGGTCGTATACTACACGCGATATTATTATGTACGCGGTTTACGGTACGGCACTACGTTTATTTGACGATATGCTGCTGTTTACATATGATTATAACGAGTACAATGCAAGCAACTGTTTTGGTTTAGAATTTAACTACAAAATATTGTCATTACGCGCAGGATTTACTTATCCATATATAACCGTTGGAGTCGGTATTGGCGGGAAGTCTAAGTTTGATTTCAGTATACTCCATCAGTACAGCTCAAGTATGGGCGGCGTAGAAGATAACATAGCTCGTGCATCCTACGTCGCAGCATGGGGAAAGGAGACCGCAAAATCTACGCCACTGAAAGAAACACAGAAACGGTTGGCAACAGGGGTTCAGTGTCTTAACAAAGGCGATCTTAAGAAAGCACGGAAGTTTGCAGATAGTGCTTTGAAAATAGATAAAACCAATGTTGAAGCCATGGATTTTATCGCAAAACTTGATTTAATAAAAGAAGACAAAACCCCGCCGGAAGTGATTGTTGCTCCTACAATGAGGTCAAGAACAAAAAAGTTTGTGTTATCCTTTAATGTAAAAGACAATATTGCGTTGCGTACGGTAAAGGTGTTGAATCAGAAATACAACGTATTCGCTGCATCGGAAACGGTTATTACTTACAGATTTGATAAACTCGCGAATAATACTGAAGTAAAAATTGAAGCATACGACATGAACTACAATACTACTACCGTGAAAACTATGATAATGATTGACAAATGAAGAAACATGTTTATTGACATTAAATAATACTTTAATATAATATTTTGTGATATGAAAAGAACAAAACATCAGTGTTTAGGCAATCACCGGTATTAATTTTTTAATTATTTATTTTTTTTGAGGGGGAATTGACATGTTAAGGTTTGTGTGTTCGGTCGTTATGGCAGTGGTATTGATGTCAGCACCGTGTTCTGCGCTAACCACCGCAGATTTTTTGCGTATACCCGTAGGGGGCAAGGCATTGGCAATGGGTGAAGTATTCACCGCGATAGCGGATGACGCAAGCGCAATGTACTGGAACCCGGCCGGGATGGCAGGAATAAAGTCTATGCAGGCATTTGCGATGTATAACAATTACCTGCTTGCAAGCATGCACGGCGTTGGAAGTTTTGTTATGCCAATGAAAAACGATCTCGCACTTGGTGCTATGTTTACATACTACGCACAGGAAAGTTTTGACCTCCTGGATGATAACGGTACGGTTATTGGTACTGTTGCTCCATCTGACATGGCAGTATCAGTTGGAGGAAGTAAACTATTTTCTCAGCAATTAAGCGTTGGCGCTGCGGGGAAATTTATATCCAGCACGTTATACCAAAAAACAGCAACAGCGTTTGCAGCGGATATCGGCGCAATTTATAACCTTAACCCTGACATTTCGTTTGGCGCAAGTGTGCGCAACCTCGGTACTTCAATGACGTTTGTATCGGAAGCACAGGGTTTACCGATGACAATCGCGGCAGGCGCGGTGTACAAACGCAAAATGTCATCCACAAACAATCTTACCGCCGGTGGTGAATTTGCGATGTGCGACGGGAAAACTAAAATCAGTTTCGGAGGAGAGTATTCGTTAAATAACATCTTCCTCCGTGCGGGATACCTCTTGAATGATACGCAGAAGTCGTATACGTTAGGCGCTGGACTGGCATTACAGAAGTTGAGAATAGATGTTGCGTACATACCGTACAAACTTTTGGGAGATACGTTCAGCGTAAGCCTTAGTTATGCGTTAGGGAATTAAGTTTATGAATAATAAAATAACATACCGGAGGAATAATTTGATGTTAAGAAAAACCATGGTAGCTGTATGCTTGATGTTGACAACCTGTACGGCGTTATCCTTTGCTGCGCCGATATTTGAGGAACAGTTTAACTACACGGGGAATCCCAGTACTACTACATGGCCGTGTAAACCTGTAACTTCAGGATCAACGGCGTATTGTAACGGGTCAGAACTTTATTTTGTTGACGCAAGTTCTGCAGCAAGCAGCTGGGGTGTGGATATGTACAGTTCAAAAATTTCGTATCCGTTAATGGGGATGAACGGTTTTGTACGGTTTGCGATTAAGATTAAAGCTAACTCTAAGAAAACCGGGTCGAATTACGGATTCTCACACACGTTTTATAAAAATACCGCATGTGATTCAACCAGTTCGTCTGTTGCCCGGCTAAACGTCGATGATAAAATGGTAAGATTCCAGCGGTCATCAAACAATGTTTATTATGACAGTTATACCATTAAAACAGATATATTCAACAATTTTCATGAAGTTATCATATTCATAACAAGCGGTACAGCACGGCTGATCGGCGGCGATTCGCGCGGGACTATCAGTGTCGCTACGGCGGACCGCGCAAACATTTTTGGCCTTGCGACAGGGTATTCCGGAACATATTATATTGACTATTTAGTTGTTGACGGAACCTCCGCTGCGACAGTAACAATTAATGACGGGATTAATCCTATAAATCAGGCACGGATAGATGTAAAGTTTGGTGATTGGGTATTTTTTGGGGTAAACTCAAACACCAGCGGAGATGTTACGATGAACAACCTATGCCCCGGGACAACGTATACTATAACAGTTTCTGCGAAAGGGTATAAACAGGTAACACAAAACTTCATTGCTGATAATAGAAACAGTACAAAAAGTTTAGGGACAATATCATTAACCGCCGATGCAGCGGCACCAGCGATTTCCGGGTTCCAATCACAGGATTCTAATGGTAACTGGAAAGATGCCGGACAGCAGGTGGATTTACTGACTCCATATTGCCGTATCTCTGCGCAGGATACTTCCACGGGATTGAACCTTGTAACAAAACCGCAGTACATATATTCCACTGACTCCGGGCAAACATGGAAAGGCAGCGCCGGCCTCCGCGGATACTGGAGAAATTATTATTATATGTATGCCGGGTCAGGTTATGCGGGTGATCTTACCATCTGGCAAAGTACGAACACTACTGCATTTGCACAGACCTCGGCTATCAATATTGCAGTGGGTACCAGCGCACCAAGCGGGTTTTCAACTGGTATCAATTATTATAATGCTGAATGGGTTGGGTTCATTAAAAGCAGTTCTACGTCAGGAGATTACGGGTTTTATCTCAACAGCGACGAAGGCGGATTTATTGATATAGGTAATAAAAAAATATTGTGGGATAATGCAAGGCATGGCCCTGGTACATTACGCGGGAGTACAATGACATTAACAGCGGATACCTGGTATCCTGTACATTTAGGATTCTTTGAGTATTCAAGTAGTGCAACCTGCAAATTTTACTGGACCTTACCAGGACAGACTACGGCAGAAGCAACTCTATTCCCATCAAGTAACATGATGTACGGCGACTGTACAGTCACCGGGAGTAATGGCGCTACCGGTGCGGAGTATATTACCACACCGAAAGTTGGTTTTAACCAGATAACATCAACTGCTAATATTGTAATGTTTGCAGTAATGGACCTCGCGGGAAATATTGCGTCGTCAACACATACGGTACAGGTATTTATGCCGACAGGAACAGTCAGCGGGCTAGTTACGGAACAACAGACAGGGAATCCTGTTGGCGGTGCGATTGTTAAATTTCTGGGTTCGAGATTTGTAGGGACAACGATTACCGCGGCGGATGGTACGTACTCGCTTACCGTTCCAACGAATACTTATACGATGGCCGTACGGTTATCGTCGTACTCAGCGGAATCGACCGTGAATAGCGTTATTGTAAACGAAAGCCAGAATACTGTCCAGAACTTTACCTACGACCTCACAGTTCCTACCGGCTGGACAGGGATACAAGTGACAAAACTAAGCGGTGCATGGGTTGACGCAACGACAGATACTAGTGACGACCCGTTCCCGGATTGCCGTATACAAGTAGGGGATATTCAAACGGGTTTGAATACTTCAGTAGCTGGGTATATGTACAGCAAAAATAACGGAACAACTTGGCTACCATCGAACGTAGATTTTACAACGGGTTCTTCAACGAGTAGCCTTACATCTGTCGGAACATGGTCATATACAGGTGGTGAAGCTAAGTGTACCACGCGTTCATCGACAGCTGCGTATTTGGCATACAACGTTCCGGTAAGCAGCAGTATTATCCGTGTGGACACGCAAATCGTTAATAGCGGAGGAAGTTCGTCATACTGGACCGCCATACATTTTTTCCAGACCGCAAAAGGTGATGCGTACACTAAAAGCGGTTATATGGCATATTTTACTAATGCAGGGAATTTGTATTTAATCCGCGCTAATGGGTCGAATTATACAAATATAGGCTCGTCGAATACTGGTATTCCGAACTCAACGACGTATCATACTATCACTGTTGAAGCGATCCCCGGGAAATTAAGTGTATGGTTAGATAATATGTTGTGTATCACATCAACGGATACTGCCTTTAAGTCGGGTTATGTGTCATTACGCAACTACGTAGCCGATGGGCGATATGATAATTTTAAGATTTACAGTGTTGCAGATATCCCCGGAACGGATGGTGTTAATAGTTCTACGATAACAGCAGCTGCTGTACCGTTTGGCCAGAGTTCAACGACAAATAATAAAATACGGTTTATTACAGCGGATATGTATGGCAACTTCGCACAAAGTTTGGACTACCTAATCAAAGTCTCGGTTCCTACCGGAACAGTTAGCGGATTGGTTACCGACGTGCGTACTTCCACAGGGGTGGCTAATGTTACTGTTCGTGCGTTATTGAACAGTGTTGTAAAAGGAGAAGCTACAAGTGATGCGGATGGAAATTACATACTAACACTCCCCACCGGAACATACACGATGACCGCGGCAAAACAAGGATATTACACTCTTACTTATCCAGGTATTTTGGTAAATGAAAACGCAAATACCGCGCAAAGCTTTACGATAAATCCTGTCACCGGGACAGTCACCGGGACAGTTGTTAGCGCGAATACCGGCGGGTTATTGGAAAATGTTGGGATTAGCGTCCTGCAAAACGATGTTTTTGTCAGCAGTGCTGTTACAACCTCAAACGGTGCTTATACGTTCAACCTGCCGATAGGATTGTATGAACTATCAGCGGTTTACACAAACTATCAGAGTACGAGTACGGAAGGAGTAACTATCGCCGCGGGTACGCCGGCAAGCGTGAATTTTGTACTCATGAAATCTACCGGCATAATTTCCGGGATAGTAACTTCTGACGGGACAGAGCCAATGGAGAATGTTATAGTCCAGGTTTTCGTCGGGACAACAACAGTTGCGCAAATGACGACCATAGATGACGGTGTGTTTATTTTTGAAAATATTCCTGTTGGGAGTTATGATATAGTTGCGACACTGTCTTTATTCGCGGTAAACACTAAAGCCGCACAAGTTGTAAATGATAACCAGACAACTACGGTGAATATTACTATGGTATATGTCGGTCCTGGCGCTGCAATATCAGGTATTATTTGTGATGGTTGGACTAATTTGCCGTTACAGGGTGCTGCAGTAAACTTGCGGTTACCAAATAAAGTACTGGTTGGTACTTCTACAACCGATAGTGAAGGTAAGTATAGGATAGAAGCTGCAACCGGGACATACGAAATTTCTGCATCGTTCACAGAATATATTACATCAACTACAGCGGAGATTGAGATTGTTTCTACTTCAACTGTTCATAATTTAACATTAACACCTGAAAAAGGAAGGATTGTTGGTACTATAAAGGATAACGCGACAAAGCTACCGATACAAGGTATTGTTGTTAAAGCAATAAAAGATGCGAGTATCATAGCATCAGCAATCACGGATGCCAATGGTGCGTATACACTGGTGTTAAGTGCGGATACATACGATCTTTTAGTGCAGGATTCTACCGGTAAGTATAATCCCAAGACGGTGTATGAACAAATATTAACGCTTAATACTCCTTTAACTTCCGATTTTTTGCTTAACATGTATATGACAAAACCTGCGGTTGTACATAATAACATGATAAGCGCATCCGGGAAGAAAGCTAAAATATTCCTGAATATCACAAAACGGTCAAAAGTTACGGTATCTGTTTATAACTCAATCGGTGAACTCATAAAAACCGTGTCAGATGGCGAGATGCTGGATGATGGTACGCAGTTAAAAGAATGGGATGGTACTGATAGTAACGGCAATGCTGTGGGTAACGGCGTATACGTCATCTACATCGATATTGCGGGTAAACGTGAGATACGTAAGATGGTTATTATGAAATAAACTGGCCTTTGTTATAGAGTAATACAAACCCCTCCCGCGGCGTACGGCGCTGCAGGAGGGGTTTTGTAATTGTGAAATACTTCACAACTGATTTTTTCTCACGAGCAGATTTTTGTTGACTTTCTGCTAATTTATGGTTAATAATATAGTAACAATAAGAAAAATCATAAACAAAAAAGGCGTATTTGTGTATAGTTTTGAAACGGAAGTACTTATGAAACGTTTGGTGATTACCGGTATCTCTGACATGTCAAAAACTGTGTTACATGACAAAAATGTAGTAATAAAGAACTTTCCATATATCATAGGCCGCGCACAGGATGGTTCTTTCCTATTCCAGGTAATGATTTTACATAACAGGCTTAATATCCTCGATTCATCACCTTACTGTGTTTCCCGTAAGCATATGATGATAATAAAGAAAGATAGTAGATACTGTGTGGTGGATCTCAACAGTACATTAGGAACGATTGTTAATGATAAACTTATTGGCAAAAAAGGTGAGTCATACGTAGCGTATCTCGTAGATGGTAATAATAAAGTTATACTAGGCCAAAAAAAGTCGCCGTATACGTTTAACCTCACCCTCTCAGCGCAATAAAGTGTTTTAATAACTGTTTTCTTATACCCGCAATTGCCATATTGTCACGTGTAGGATGTACGCGGTTAGTGAGTAATACCATATACGTTTTTCTTAGATTATTAATCCAAATACTTGTCCCGGTAAAGCCTGTATGCCCATAAATGTTTTTATCAATAACACCCCATCCGAGCCCGCGTGAAGCGTTAAGCCCGGGGGTATGGTTTTGTGTCATTAAACTTATTGATTCAGGGGATAAAACTGTTGTATTTCCATACTTTCCACCGTTAAGCATCATCCCGCAAAAAAGTGAGAGCTCAAACGCTGTGGAGAACAATCCCGCATGGCCGGCGGTACCCCCGAGGATATACGACACCTCGTCGTGAACACTACCCCTCACAACCTTAGCGCGGTACCTGCAAAACTCAGTTGCTGCGTAACGCTGTATAATAATGTTACTACTACTGGTATTATATCCGGTCTCACGCATGCCTAACTTCCGAAAAATCTGGGTTTTACAAAAAACATTTAGTTTTTGCCCGGAAACTTTTTCTGTTATCCATCCTAATAAGATAAAGTTGAGGTCTGAATACAAAACTTTTTTGTTCGGGGTATAACACAACTTAGTACTTTGAATTTTCTTTATCAACTCAGTGCGGGTAAGAAAATTGTTGTTTTTCAAGTACGATACTGTTGCGGGAAGGCCGGAGGTATGGGCTAATAAATGCTTAAGCGTAACCCCCTGTTTCTCATTTCCATGGAACCATGAAAGGTACTTCCCAACTTTATCGTTGATATCAAGCTTGTGTTTGTCACGGAGTAACATAATCGCTGTGGCAGTAGCAATAGGCTTGGTTAATGACGCAAGGTCAAATATTGTTGCGGTATCCATTTTCTCTGGTACCGGTACGAGTTGTTTGTATCCCGTTGAGAAAATGATGGGTGTACGGTTAATACTTGTGCCGATACAACACACCGCACCGGGATATGCTGTGTGCACGCCTGAATTTATAAGGTCAATAATTTGTTTGTACTTACCGCTAAACTTTTTGGTAGGCAATGGGTTTAATAACTCCCAAGCTCTTTCGCAAGGTTTACCATAAACCTAAAATCTTCAAGACTGACATTATCAGGTACTGAATGGTCGGTAGACCATATATAACCGCTTCCTTTCTTCAGGAGCGGGATTATACGTTTCATTTCAGCTGCCATTTCATCACGGTTATTCCACAATAACGCGCTTATCCCGCCGTGGAGGACAAGTTTATCGCCGTATCTTTGTTTTATATCAACAGGATCAATCCCGGATTTTACTTCCAGAGGATTCAACGCGTCAAGGCCGATATCTATGAGTTCCGGGATGAACGGTGTGATACACCCGCAGGAGTGAAGGTGCGCTTTAATACCCTTCTTATGTGCCCATTCAAACGCTTTTTTGTGTACGGGCTTCAATATTTCGCGGTATGTTTTTACTGAGAAAAATTGGTTTAGTTTATATCCCATATCGTCAGGGAAAAAAAGTGAGTCAAACCGATATCCTTTCTCCCACACTCTGTCCAGTAACTGTAAATTTAAATCCACACAGGTGTTGAATATATCCATTACCCATTCAGGTTGTTCTACTATTGCGATTAATAACCGTTCCGTACCAACCATATGCGAATGCGTTACATCAAACCCGAACCATCCATAAGCCTGTATCCACGCGCCTTGTTCACGCCAGAGTTTATAATTTTTGTCAATTGTCCCCCACGGTATACGGTCATCCGAAAATATCATCCGCGCTTTTGCTTTCAACCATTCATCAGGTGTTTTGATGATATTATCAATGTATTCAGGGGTAGACGTTGCGTGTTTCCAGTTTTTTATGGTTGCGCCCCAATTAGTTGTTTTTATAATGTACTCCGGGGTTTCTTCCACAACTTTGGCGTCAAACCTCGGGCTGTTATTTACGGTAAAATTAAACACTTTATCAAGCCCAAAGAAAATGGCGGGGGTAGTATCTTTCGGCATTCCTTCGTTACGCCATCGCGCAATCGTTGTCGCCCATGGGCTGTCATACACAGGTATGCGGTCAGGGTCTTTATGTTCGAACACACAGCGCATACGTTCGTTTGTTGTTAATTTATCGGTACTCATAGTTTACCTTTCCCTTTTTGTTCTGTACTCAACGCGAACTTACGTACTCCGGATTGTTGAGCAATATCAACAATACGGATTATATAGTCATACTTAACATCCTTATCCCCGTTAATTATAACCACACTGTTTGGGTTACTTGCAACCCGAGCGGTGAGGTCAGGTTCAAGTTCTTCCAGTGTGACACGTTCCTGGTTCAATAAAATTTCACCCGCGGCGGTAACTGTTATTGTTATATTTCTATCAGTTTCAGCTTCTACACGTGTAGTCTTTGGTAAAGTTACTTTTATACCGGACTGCATAATCAACGGTGTGGTAACCATAAAAATTATGAGTAATACCAAAACCACGTCAGTGAACGGCGTAATGTTTATCTCCGCCAAAATCTTTGTGCGTTTCCGTGAGGATACTGCGGAGTTATTCATTTCCCTGTCCTTTTATTCTGTGTGGTGATAAGGTCAAGGATTTCTGATGAGCAAAGTTCCATCTCAGTGACCATAGTATCAATCTTGCGGGAGAAGTAATTATAAAAAATTGATGCCGGGATCGCTAC
This portion of the Elusimicrobiota bacterium genome encodes:
- a CDS encoding carboxypeptidase regulatory-like domain-containing protein; the protein is MNNKITYRRNNLMLRKTMVAVCLMLTTCTALSFAAPIFEEQFNYTGNPSTTTWPCKPVTSGSTAYCNGSELYFVDASSAASSWGVDMYSSKISYPLMGMNGFVRFAIKIKANSKKTGSNYGFSHTFYKNTACDSTSSSVARLNVDDKMVRFQRSSNNVYYDSYTIKTDIFNNFHEVIIFITSGTARLIGGDSRGTISVATADRANIFGLATGYSGTYYIDYLVVDGTSAATVTINDGINPINQARIDVKFGDWVFFGVNSNTSGDVTMNNLCPGTTYTITVSAKGYKQVTQNFIADNRNSTKSLGTISLTADAAAPAISGFQSQDSNGNWKDAGQQVDLLTPYCRISAQDTSTGLNLVTKPQYIYSTDSGQTWKGSAGLRGYWRNYYYMYAGSGYAGDLTIWQSTNTTAFAQTSAINIAVGTSAPSGFSTGINYYNAEWVGFIKSSSTSGDYGFYLNSDEGGFIDIGNKKILWDNARHGPGTLRGSTMTLTADTWYPVHLGFFEYSSSATCKFYWTLPGQTTAEATLFPSSNMMYGDCTVTGSNGATGAEYITTPKVGFNQITSTANIVMFAVMDLAGNIASSTHTVQVFMPTGTVSGLVTEQQTGNPVGGAIVKFLGSRFVGTTITAADGTYSLTVPTNTYTMAVRLSSYSAESTVNSVIVNESQNTVQNFTYDLTVPTGWTGIQVTKLSGAWVDATTDTSDDPFPDCRIQVGDIQTGLNTSVAGYMYSKNNGTTWLPSNVDFTTGSSTSSLTSVGTWSYTGGEAKCTTRSSTAAYLAYNVPVSSSIIRVDTQIVNSGGSSSYWTAIHFFQTAKGDAYTKSGYMAYFTNAGNLYLIRANGSNYTNIGSSNTGIPNSTTYHTITVEAIPGKLSVWLDNMLCITSTDTAFKSGYVSLRNYVADGRYDNFKIYSVADIPGTDGVNSSTITAAAVPFGQSSTTNNKIRFITADMYGNFAQSLDYLIKVSVPTGTVSGLVTDVRTSTGVANVTVRALLNSVVKGEATSDADGNYILTLPTGTYTMTAAKQGYYTLTYPGILVNENANTAQSFTINPVTGTVTGTVVSANTGGLLENVGISVLQNDVFVSSAVTTSNGAYTFNLPIGLYELSAVYTNYQSTSTEGVTIAAGTPASVNFVLMKSTGIISGIVTSDGTEPMENVIVQVFVGTTTVAQMTTIDDGVFIFENIPVGSYDIVATLSLFAVNTKAAQVVNDNQTTTVNITMVYVGPGAAISGIICDGWTNLPLQGAAVNLRLPNKVLVGTSTTDSEGKYRIEAATGTYEISASFTEYITSTTAEIEIVSTSTVHNLTLTPEKGRIVGTIKDNATKLPIQGIVVKAIKDASIIASAITDANGAYTLVLSADTYDLLVQDSTGKYNPKTVYEQILTLNTPLTSDFLLNMYMTKPAVVHNNMISASGKKAKIFLNITKRSKVTVSVYNSIGELIKTVSDGEMLDDGTQLKEWDGTDSNGNAVGNGVYVIYIDIAGKREIRKMVIMK
- a CDS encoding uroporphyrinogen decarboxylase family protein; protein product: MSTDKLTTNERMRCVFEHKDPDRIPVYDSPWATTIARWRNEGMPKDTTPAIFFGLDKVFNFTVNNSPRFDAKVVEETPEYIIKTTNWGATIKNWKHATSTPEYIDNIIKTPDEWLKAKARMIFSDDRIPWGTIDKNYKLWREQGAWIQAYGWFGFDVTHSHMVGTERLLIAIVEQPEWVMDIFNTCVDLNLQLLDRVWEKGYRFDSLFFPDDMGYKLNQFFSVKTYREILKPVHKKAFEWAHKKGIKAHLHSCGCITPFIPELIDIGLDALNPLEVKSGIDPVDIKQRYGDKLVLHGGISALLWNNRDEMAAEMKRIIPLLKKGSGYIWSTDHSVPDNVSLEDFRFMVNLAKELGSY
- a CDS encoding biopolymer transporter ExbD, which codes for MNNSAVSSRKRTKILAEINITPFTDVVLVLLIIFMVTTPLIMQSGIKVTLPKTTRVEAETDRNITITVTAAGEILLNQERVTLEELEPDLTARVASNPNSVVIINGDKDVKYDYIIRIVDIAQQSGVRKFALSTEQKGKGKL
- a CDS encoding UPF0164 family protein; this translates as MSTHNTFSTKILVTALTAVVFTTIGAKTLCQSAGTAMDFINQGMSVRFNGMGTAFVGLADDVSAITINPAGIAITRYPGQFAVSHHGLYNHAMYNTLGYVSHNNSLGYGFALTNLYASTSLIDSENQNRGDFIVNNTGFSLGLGTTFIRNALSLGIVAKTVLQLVNNNYLSSGSSYEPYTGIGIGYDADAGILIRPIKYLSFGVTLRNILGDNAKISRRRQDGSYTTRDIIMYAVYGTALRLFDDMLLFTYDYNEYNASNCFGLEFNYKILSLRAGFTYPYITVGVGIGGKSKFDFSILHQYSSSMGGVEDNIARASYVAAWGKETAKSTPLKETQKRLATGVQCLNKGDLKKARKFADSALKIDKTNVEAMDFIAKLDLIKEDKTPPEVIVAPTMRSRTKKFVLSFNVKDNIALRTVKVLNQKYNVFAASETVITYRFDKLANNTEVKIEAYDMNYNTTTVKTMIMIDK
- a CDS encoding PorV/PorQ family protein, producing MLRFVCSVVMAVVLMSAPCSALTTADFLRIPVGGKALAMGEVFTAIADDASAMYWNPAGMAGIKSMQAFAMYNNYLLASMHGVGSFVMPMKNDLALGAMFTYYAQESFDLLDDNGTVIGTVAPSDMAVSVGGSKLFSQQLSVGAAGKFISSTLYQKTATAFAADIGAIYNLNPDISFGASVRNLGTSMTFVSEAQGLPMTIAAGAVYKRKMSSTNNLTAGGEFAMCDGKTKISFGGEYSLNNIFLRAGYLLNDTQKSYTLGAGLALQKLRIDVAYIPYKLLGDTFSVSLSYALGN
- a CDS encoding serine hydrolase domain-containing protein, encoding MPTKKFSGKYKQIIDLINSGVHTAYPGAVCCIGTSINRTPIIFSTGYKQLVPVPEKMDTATIFDLASLTKPIATATAIMLLRDKHKLDINDKVGKYLSWFHGNEKQGVTLKHLLAHTSGLPATVSYLKNNNFLTRTELIKKIQSTKLCYTPNKKVLYSDLNFILLGWITEKVSGQKLNVFCKTQIFRKLGMRETGYNTSSSNIIIQRYAATEFCRYRAKVVRGSVHDEVSYILGGTAGHAGLFSTAFELSLFCGMMLNGGKYGNTTVLSPESISLMTQNHTPGLNASRGLGWGVIDKNIYGHTGFTGTSIWINNLRKTYMVLLTNRVHPTRDNMAIAGIRKQLLKHFIALRG
- a CDS encoding FHA domain-containing protein yields the protein MKRLVITGISDMSKTVLHDKNVVIKNFPYIIGRAQDGSFLFQVMILHNRLNILDSSPYCVSRKHMMIIKKDSRYCVVDLNSTLGTIVNDKLIGKKGESYVAYLVDGNNKVILGQKKSPYTFNLTLSAQ